From Flavobacterium sp. 102, a single genomic window includes:
- the gmk gene encoding guanylate kinase, whose product MNKGKLLVFSAPSGSGKTTIVRHLLAQPELNLEFSISAATREPRGEEVHGKDYYFISIEEFKKHIKAEDFIEWEEVYRDNFYGTLKSEVERIWAKGKNVIFDIDVAGGLRIKHKFPQETLAVFVKPPSVDELKRRLKERSTETDEKINMRIAKAHVELATAPQFDTIIKNYDLDVAKAEAYELVKEFVK is encoded by the coding sequence ATGAACAAAGGAAAGTTATTAGTATTCTCAGCGCCATCCGGTTCCGGGAAAACTACCATAGTAAGACATTTATTAGCACAACCCGAATTGAATTTAGAATTCTCTATTTCGGCCGCAACGCGTGAACCGCGAGGAGAAGAAGTACATGGAAAAGATTATTATTTCATCTCAATTGAAGAATTCAAGAAGCACATCAAAGCCGAAGATTTTATTGAATGGGAAGAAGTGTATCGAGATAATTTTTATGGAACCTTAAAAAGTGAAGTAGAAAGGATTTGGGCCAAAGGCAAAAACGTGATTTTCGATATAGACGTAGCCGGCGGATTGCGAATCAAACACAAATTCCCTCAAGAAACCTTAGCCGTTTTTGTAAAACCACCGAGTGTCGACGAGTTGAAACGCCGTTTAAAAGAGCGTTCTACCGAAACCGACGAAAAAATCAATATGCGCATCGCCAAAGCCCACGTAGAGCTGGCAACAGCACCACAATTTGACACCATTATTAAGAATTATGATTTGGATGTTGCGAAAGCGGAAGCGTATGAATTAGTGAAAGAATTTGTAAAATAA
- the nadD gene encoding nicotinate (nicotinamide) nucleotide adenylyltransferase, whose protein sequence is MKIGLYFGTFNPIHVGHLIIANHLAEHSDLEQIWMVVTPHNPLKQKNTLLDDYHRLHLVRLATEDYPKIRPSDIEFKLPQPNYTVNTLAHLMEKYPQHEFSLIMGEDNLKSFHKWKNYEYILQNHDIYIYPRLETKGRIDGAISEEAENLELKDHPKIHKIDAPVVEISSTFIRENIKNKKNIRPLLPHNVWEYVDHNNFYRK, encoded by the coding sequence ATGAAGATTGGTTTATATTTCGGCACCTTTAACCCTATTCATGTTGGGCATTTGATTATTGCGAATCATTTGGCCGAACATTCCGATTTAGAGCAAATTTGGATGGTCGTAACGCCACACAATCCGTTGAAGCAGAAGAACACTTTGTTAGATGATTACCATCGTTTGCATTTGGTTAGATTGGCTACTGAAGATTACCCGAAAATCAGGCCTTCCGATATTGAATTTAAATTGCCGCAACCGAATTACACCGTAAATACTTTGGCGCATTTAATGGAAAAATATCCGCAACATGAGTTTTCTTTAATCATGGGAGAAGACAATTTGAAATCGTTTCACAAGTGGAAAAACTACGAGTACATTTTACAAAATCATGACATTTATATTTATCCGAGACTCGAGACCAAAGGCCGAATCGACGGAGCAATTTCGGAAGAAGCCGAAAACTTGGAACTGAAAGACCATCCGAAAATCCACAAAATTGATGCGCCTGTAGTAGAAATATCCTCTACTTTTATTCGTGAAAATATCAAAAACAAAAAAAACATTCGCCCATTATTGCCTCATAATGTTTGGGAGTATGTAGATCATAATAATTTCTATCGAAAATAG
- a CDS encoding NAD(P)H-dependent glycerol-3-phosphate dehydrogenase, giving the protein MNESPKFAVIGGGSWATAIAKMLCVNLDEIAWYMRSQSAIDHLKTERHNPNYLSSVEFDIKKLKLTNDINEAIAYADYLIFAIPSAFLSKELEKLTVDLKDKVIFSAIKGIVPETFLIVGEHFHKHFDIPYENIGVITGPCHAEEVALERLSYLTIACADAKKAKVVANNLSCHFIKTKISDDIIGTEYAAMLKNIYAIAAGIAHGLGYGDNFQSVIMSNAIREMKKFIRKVHKMKRNINNSAYLGDLLVTGYSVFSRNRMFGNMIGKGYTVQAAQMEMSMVAEGYYAVKSAYKLNQQYKAKTPIIDAVYEILYEGKDAKKVFKKLTDKLD; this is encoded by the coding sequence ATGAATGAATCTCCAAAATTTGCAGTAATCGGTGGCGGAAGTTGGGCGACAGCTATTGCAAAAATGCTTTGTGTTAACCTTGACGAAATAGCTTGGTACATGAGAAGCCAATCGGCTATAGACCATTTAAAAACAGAAAGACATAACCCAAATTACCTTAGTTCAGTTGAGTTTGATATCAAAAAACTAAAATTGACCAATGATATCAATGAAGCGATAGCTTATGCCGATTATTTAATTTTTGCAATTCCATCAGCTTTTTTAAGTAAAGAACTCGAGAAATTAACGGTTGATTTGAAAGACAAAGTAATTTTCTCTGCTATAAAAGGAATTGTGCCGGAAACTTTCCTAATTGTTGGCGAACATTTTCATAAGCATTTTGACATTCCTTACGAGAACATTGGCGTTATCACTGGTCCGTGTCATGCAGAAGAAGTAGCTTTAGAAAGACTATCTTACTTGACAATCGCTTGTGCCGATGCTAAAAAGGCCAAAGTGGTTGCTAATAATTTGAGTTGTCATTTTATCAAAACCAAAATCTCTGATGACATTATCGGAACCGAATATGCCGCAATGTTGAAAAATATTTATGCTATTGCAGCAGGAATTGCACATGGTTTAGGCTATGGCGATAACTTCCAGTCGGTGATTATGAGCAATGCAATTCGCGAGATGAAAAAGTTTATCCGCAAAGTGCACAAGATGAAACGAAACATCAACAATTCGGCTTATTTAGGCGATTTATTGGTTACAGGTTATTCTGTTTTTTCAAGAAACCGAATGTTCGGGAATATGATTGGAAAGGGTTACACGGTTCAAGCCGCACAAATGGAAATGAGTATGGTGGCAGAAGGTTATTATGCTGTAAAAAGTGCCTACAAATTAAATCAACAATACAAAGCAAAGACGCCAATTATTGATGCAGTTTACGAAATTTTATATGAAGGCAAAGATGCTAAGAAAGTATTCAAAAAATTAACGGATAAGCTAGACTAA